A region of Acidithiobacillus ferridurans DNA encodes the following proteins:
- a CDS encoding CBS domain-containing protein, whose product MTRFRALQCHRLKPDTRISMFADGMPLTVTLDDAALKSMTDLSRVPAATVKPEITMDQAMQRMIHVGVRMLFVLDDFGTLTGLVTARDIMGEKPVKLAAENHIARDMIRVQDIMVPLGQVDVLDFAEVERSTVGDIVLTLRKVGRQHALVREETPRGEEIRGVFSISQIARQLGVSIQTNDVVQSFAELEQLLTSDG is encoded by the coding sequence ATGACAAGATTCCGTGCATTACAATGTCACAGACTGAAGCCCGACACGCGGATCAGCATGTTTGCTGACGGAATGCCCCTGACCGTGACGCTTGATGACGCGGCGCTCAAGAGCATGACCGACCTCAGCCGAGTGCCCGCTGCAACGGTGAAGCCGGAGATCACCATGGACCAGGCCATGCAGCGCATGATTCATGTGGGCGTGCGTATGCTTTTCGTGCTGGATGACTTCGGCACCCTGACCGGTCTGGTGACCGCTCGCGATATCATGGGAGAAAAGCCGGTGAAACTGGCGGCCGAAAACCATATCGCCCGGGATATGATCCGGGTGCAGGACATCATGGTGCCCCTCGGGCAGGTCGACGTACTCGACTTCGCCGAAGTGGAGCGCTCTACTGTCGGCGATATCGTTCTCACCCTGCGCAAGGTGGGACGTCAGCATGCGTTGGTGCGTGAGGAAACCCCCCGTGGTGAAGAGATTCGCGGCGTTTTTTCCATCAGCCAGATTGCGCGGCAACTGGGCGTATCCATACAGACCAATGACGTGGTGCAGAGCTTCGCCGAGTTGGAGCAGTTGCTCACCAGTGATGGCTGA
- a CDS encoding O-succinylhomoserine sulfhydrylase, producing MNTKNTNPDWADRLRPETIAIRAGIHRTQEQEHSEAIFPTSSFVFDSAEEAADRFAGRVPGNIYARFTNPTVRTFEERLAALEGAEACVATASGMAACLTAFMGLLKAGDHVVASRSIFGTTVQLLGNILSRFGVETSFVPLADVSAWRAALRPNTRMLFLETPSNPLTEIGDMQALADLAHAHDAWLVVDNCFCTPALQQPLKFGADLVIHSATKYLDGQGRTLGGAVCGSTELLNSGPRNFVRTAGPSLSPFNAWVQLKGLETLGLRMERHCANAGKIAEWLEARPEVARVYYPGLDSHPQQALAARQQRLPGAILSFDLHGGQKAAWAFVDALRLLSLTANLGDAKTTITHPASTTHSRVSPEARAAAGIGDGLLRISVGLEHADDLREDMERGFAALVTR from the coding sequence ATGAACACCAAAAATACCAACCCCGACTGGGCGGACCGGCTGCGTCCGGAAACCATCGCCATCCGTGCCGGTATTCACCGTACCCAGGAGCAAGAGCACAGCGAAGCCATCTTCCCCACCTCCAGTTTCGTCTTCGACTCAGCAGAAGAAGCCGCAGACCGTTTTGCCGGCAGGGTACCGGGAAATATCTACGCGCGCTTCACCAATCCTACGGTACGCACCTTTGAAGAACGGCTTGCCGCGCTGGAGGGGGCGGAAGCCTGCGTCGCCACGGCCTCGGGCATGGCCGCCTGTCTGACCGCCTTCATGGGGTTACTCAAGGCGGGTGACCATGTCGTCGCTTCCCGTTCCATTTTTGGTACGACGGTGCAATTGCTCGGCAATATTCTCAGTCGCTTCGGTGTAGAGACCAGCTTTGTGCCGCTGGCCGATGTGTCGGCGTGGCGCGCGGCGCTGCGTCCCAACACCCGTATGCTCTTCCTTGAAACGCCTTCCAATCCGCTCACCGAGATTGGCGATATGCAGGCCCTGGCGGATCTGGCCCACGCCCATGATGCCTGGCTGGTGGTGGACAACTGCTTTTGCACGCCGGCCTTGCAGCAGCCCCTCAAGTTTGGCGCTGATCTGGTCATTCACTCCGCCACCAAATATCTGGATGGGCAGGGAAGAACTCTGGGGGGCGCGGTGTGCGGCAGTACCGAACTGCTCAATAGCGGGCCCCGCAATTTCGTGCGGACGGCGGGTCCGAGCCTCAGTCCTTTCAATGCCTGGGTGCAGCTCAAGGGTCTGGAGACTCTCGGACTGCGTATGGAACGCCATTGCGCCAACGCCGGGAAGATCGCCGAATGGCTGGAGGCACGGCCGGAAGTGGCGCGGGTCTATTATCCGGGCCTCGACAGCCATCCGCAGCAGGCTCTTGCCGCGCGTCAGCAACGCCTGCCGGGCGCCATCCTGTCCTTCGACCTGCACGGTGGCCAGAAAGCGGCGTGGGCCTTTGTCGATGCCCTGCGTCTGCTCTCCCTGACCGCCAATCTCGGCGACGCCAAGACCACCATTACGCACCCGGCGAGCACCACCCATAGCCGGGTCAGTCCCGAGGCACGGGCCGCCGCGGGGATCGGTGACGGCTTGCTGCGGATCAGTGTCGGACTGGAACACGCCGACGACCTGCGCGAGGATATGGAGCGCGGCTTTGCCGCTCTGGTGACCCGCTGA
- the queA gene encoding tRNA preQ1(34) S-adenosylmethionine ribosyltransferase-isomerase QueA has translation MHKKDFHYELPDALIAQAPLSERSAARMLIVDGHQGTWEDARVRDLPGLLRPGDLLVLNDTRVLPARLQARKATGGAVELLLDRLLDARDGWFLAKSSKALRPGMSIHLPGGAVATVEEKDGMDVRLILPADVAWLPILEAEGSMPLPPYIRRAAEASDRERYQTVYAARPGAVAAPTAGLHFDTELLDALAARGVERTYVTLHVGAGTFLPVRSEDITEHPMHAETMEVSATTVAAVAAARARGGRVIAVGTTACRALETAAQDGTLRPFTGETRLFLYPGKTFQVTDGLLTNFHLPESTLLMLVCAFAGMECMLAAYRHAVAEGYRFFSYGDAMLISPQAGRR, from the coding sequence ATGCACAAAAAAGATTTCCATTATGAACTGCCCGACGCGTTGATCGCTCAGGCACCTCTCTCCGAACGCAGCGCCGCACGCATGCTCATCGTCGATGGCCATCAAGGCACCTGGGAAGATGCGAGAGTGCGCGATCTGCCCGGCCTGCTTCGGCCCGGCGACCTGCTGGTGCTCAACGATACCCGCGTGCTTCCCGCGCGTCTGCAGGCCCGCAAGGCGACGGGCGGGGCGGTGGAATTGCTGCTCGACCGGCTGCTCGATGCCCGAGATGGCTGGTTTCTGGCGAAATCCTCCAAGGCGTTGCGGCCAGGTATGTCCATTCATTTACCGGGCGGCGCCGTTGCCACGGTAGAGGAAAAGGACGGTATGGATGTCCGGCTGATCCTCCCCGCGGATGTCGCCTGGTTACCCATACTCGAAGCCGAAGGCAGCATGCCGTTGCCGCCTTATATCCGGCGCGCGGCGGAGGCCAGTGATCGGGAGCGCTATCAGACGGTCTATGCGGCCCGTCCCGGGGCGGTGGCCGCGCCTACTGCGGGGTTGCATTTCGATACGGAACTGCTGGACGCCCTGGCGGCGCGGGGCGTCGAGCGGACCTATGTGACCTTGCATGTGGGTGCGGGAACATTTCTCCCGGTGCGCAGTGAAGATATCACCGAGCACCCCATGCACGCCGAGACCATGGAGGTCAGTGCGACGACGGTAGCGGCCGTTGCCGCCGCGAGGGCGCGGGGCGGGCGAGTGATCGCCGTGGGCACCACGGCCTGCCGAGCGCTGGAGACTGCGGCGCAGGACGGGACGCTGCGACCTTTTACCGGAGAGACTCGTCTGTTCCTGTATCCCGGCAAGACCTTTCAGGTAACCGACGGGCTGTTGACCAATTTTCACCTTCCGGAATCCACTCTGCTCATGCTGGTATGTGCCTTCGCCGGGATGGAGTGCATGCTCGCCGCCTATCGTCACGCGGTGGCGGAGGGCTATCGGTTTTTCAGTTATGGAGACGCCATGTTGATTTCCCCTCAGGCCGGACGGCGATGA
- a CDS encoding HigA family addiction module antitoxin has protein sequence MNPMHNPPHPGLLLRDDILPALGLTVTEAAEQLGVTRSTLSRVLNGRAAISPEMALRIEGWLGVENGGRADAWIAQQAAYDLWQARQAGAPHVMHAPISHTQVA, from the coding sequence ATGAACCCCATGCACAATCCACCCCACCCCGGACTACTCCTGCGGGATGATATCTTGCCCGCCTTGGGGTTGACCGTTACTGAAGCAGCGGAGCAGCTTGGAGTAACGCGATCAACCTTGTCGCGTGTACTCAACGGACGTGCCGCCATTTCTCCGGAAATGGCGCTACGGATTGAGGGTTGGCTCGGCGTTGAGAATGGAGGCCGTGCCGACGCCTGGATCGCTCAACAAGCGGCCTATGACCTTTGGCAAGCCCGCCAAGCGGGAGCACCCCATGTCATGCATGCTCCCATCAGTCATACGCAGGTCGCCTGA
- the istA gene encoding IS21 family transposase: MFTIRQILVRMRQGDRDREIARSGLMGRKKLGALRNQAAQHGWLDPQQPLPDDCALAILQQHRQQAVPAQCVSTLKDHEEQIAKWAAEGIQGTTIHAALVRNHGYTGSYSAVRRVLLRVAPVKVPDATMRLIFAPGEAAQVDFGAGPAMIDPVTGEIRKTWFFVITLCWSRHQYAEIVWNQTTMTWLACHRHAFQWFGGVPGRIIIDNAKCAITKACINDPTVQRSYAECAEGYLFKIDACPPHDPAKKGIVESGVKFIKKAFLPLRDFRDRDDANRQLQEWIRTEAGHRIHGTTRQAPLTQFVEVEKPLLQRLPETPPEISEWKQPKVHRDAHVQYAYCFYSVPFRLIGQQLWLRATDTTIRIYQEHELVATHPRLFQHGTASTVADHMPPEAQAWQSQDIQWCLRMAEAIGPHCYGVVHQLFADRVLVNLRTVQNILRLRDKHTPQRLEAACARALRFSNPRYGAIAQTLKKGLDQEPLSPVTPESGSTYTSGGRFLRDSATLFH, translated from the coding sequence ATGTTTACGATTCGCCAAATCCTGGTGCGGATGCGCCAAGGGGATCGGGACCGAGAGATCGCCCGTTCCGGACTCATGGGGCGCAAGAAACTGGGTGCCCTACGTAATCAGGCTGCGCAGCACGGCTGGCTCGATCCCCAGCAGCCTTTACCCGACGACTGCGCGCTCGCCATCCTGCAGCAGCACCGCCAGCAGGCCGTGCCTGCCCAGTGTGTGTCCACCCTCAAAGACCATGAGGAGCAAATCGCCAAGTGGGCTGCTGAAGGCATACAGGGCACTACCATTCACGCTGCCCTGGTGCGCAATCACGGGTACACCGGAAGCTACTCTGCAGTGCGTCGCGTGCTGCTGCGTGTCGCACCGGTGAAGGTGCCCGATGCCACTATGCGCCTCATTTTTGCACCCGGCGAGGCCGCGCAGGTGGACTTCGGCGCTGGCCCCGCCATGATCGATCCGGTGACCGGAGAGATCCGCAAGACCTGGTTCTTCGTCATAACCCTCTGCTGGTCCCGGCATCAGTATGCCGAGATTGTCTGGAATCAGACGACGATGACCTGGCTGGCCTGTCACCGCCATGCCTTCCAATGGTTTGGTGGTGTTCCGGGTCGAATCATCATTGATAACGCCAAGTGCGCCATCACCAAGGCCTGCATCAACGACCCCACGGTCCAGCGTTCTTATGCTGAATGCGCCGAAGGATACCTGTTCAAGATCGATGCTTGCCCTCCACATGATCCTGCCAAAAAAGGAATCGTGGAGTCAGGGGTCAAATTTATCAAAAAAGCCTTCCTGCCCCTGCGCGATTTCCGTGACCGCGACGATGCCAATCGCCAGCTTCAGGAGTGGATCCGAACAGAGGCGGGCCATCGAATTCACGGCACTACCCGTCAGGCGCCTCTCACCCAGTTCGTCGAGGTGGAGAAACCCCTCTTGCAGCGCCTACCGGAGACGCCTCCCGAGATCTCCGAGTGGAAGCAACCCAAGGTGCACCGGGATGCTCACGTCCAATATGCCTATTGCTTCTACTCCGTTCCCTTCCGTCTGATAGGACAACAGCTCTGGTTGCGGGCTACCGATACCACCATCCGGATTTACCAGGAACATGAATTAGTCGCCACCCATCCCCGGCTGTTCCAGCACGGCACCGCCTCCACCGTGGCCGACCACATGCCGCCAGAAGCACAGGCCTGGCAGAGTCAGGATATCCAGTGGTGCCTGCGGATGGCGGAGGCTATCGGACCGCACTGTTACGGCGTCGTTCACCAGCTCTTTGCCGATCGCGTGCTGGTCAATCTGCGCACCGTACAGAACATCCTGCGACTCCGGGACAAGCACACCCCTCAACGGCTGGAGGCGGCCTGCGCACGGGCTTTGCGCTTCAGTAATCCGCGTTATGGGGCGATCGCTCAGACCCTCAAGAAAGGCTTGGATCAAGAGCCGTTGTCGCCCGTAACTCCCGAATCCGGAAGCACCTATACCAGTGGCGGTCGCTTTCTGCGCGACAGCGCTACGCTATTTCATTGA
- the yajC gene encoding preprotein translocase subunit YajC: protein MNFSPIANAYAGTAAGAGPDSFFIQVIPLVAIFAIFYFLLIRPQTKKAKEQRQLIATVSKGDEVVTQGGLAGRIMQAGEDYLQLEVAEGVIVKVQRASVTLLLPKGTLKKL, encoded by the coding sequence ATGAACTTTTCGCCTATCGCCAACGCTTATGCCGGAACTGCGGCGGGGGCAGGTCCGGACTCCTTTTTTATACAAGTCATCCCGCTGGTTGCCATCTTCGCTATTTTCTATTTCCTGCTGATCCGTCCGCAGACCAAAAAGGCGAAGGAACAACGCCAGTTGATCGCGACGGTTTCCAAAGGCGATGAAGTGGTTACCCAGGGTGGACTGGCCGGACGGATCATGCAGGCGGGTGAGGATTATCTGCAACTTGAGGTGGCTGAAGGGGTCATTGTGAAGGTGCAGCGGGCCTCGGTGACGTTGTTATTGCCCAAAGGAACGCTGAAAAAACTGTAA
- the secF gene encoding protein translocase subunit SecF has product MELFKVRTHVDFMSRRWIFLGVSALLIVVSVAVFLVRGLNYSIDFTGGTLVELAFSKTPDLGAVRGTLSQAGFHDAVVQTFGGDRDLLIRLRTVPGESSAVGNTILQVFRKDQVEYPDVQLRRTEYVGPEVGKELRNKGIMALIIVTLGILIYVGFRFEWRFAVGGVLAMLHDPILVVGFFAISHEEFSLTVIAALLVIMGYSLNDTVVVFDRMREDLRVSRSGDVAQIFNVAINETLSRTVITSFITFMVALSLFLFGGPVIHGFATALVIGVVVGTYSSIFVASPIALWLGLKREHVLKRQFISAKDRNDGAAL; this is encoded by the coding sequence ATGGAACTTTTCAAAGTCCGTACCCATGTAGACTTCATGTCCAGACGCTGGATTTTTCTGGGCGTGTCCGCTCTGCTGATTGTTGTCTCGGTCGCCGTTTTTCTGGTGCGGGGGCTGAATTACAGCATCGATTTCACCGGCGGTACGCTGGTGGAACTGGCATTCAGCAAGACGCCGGATCTGGGCGCGGTGCGGGGTACCCTCAGCCAGGCGGGCTTCCACGATGCGGTGGTGCAGACCTTTGGTGGTGACCGCGACCTGCTGATTCGCCTGCGTACGGTGCCCGGTGAGAGCAGTGCCGTGGGCAATACGATTCTGCAGGTATTCCGGAAGGATCAAGTGGAGTATCCCGATGTGCAGTTGCGCCGCACCGAATATGTCGGCCCGGAGGTGGGTAAGGAATTGCGGAACAAGGGGATCATGGCGCTGATCATCGTCACTCTGGGCATTCTGATTTATGTGGGGTTTCGCTTTGAGTGGCGTTTCGCCGTGGGCGGTGTGCTCGCCATGCTCCACGACCCGATCCTGGTAGTGGGCTTTTTCGCCATCAGTCACGAAGAGTTTTCCCTGACCGTGATTGCGGCGTTGCTGGTGATCATGGGCTATTCCCTCAATGATACGGTAGTGGTTTTCGATCGTATGCGGGAGGATCTGCGGGTGTCCCGCAGCGGTGATGTGGCGCAGATATTCAACGTCGCCATCAACGAGACGCTATCCAGAACGGTGATCACCAGCTTCATTACCTTCATGGTCGCGCTATCGCTCTTCCTTTTCGGCGGGCCGGTGATTCACGGGTTTGCCACGGCGCTGGTCATCGGCGTGGTGGTGGGTACCTATTCCTCGATTTTCGTCGCGAGCCCGATCGCACTGTGGCTGGGGCTCAAGCGGGAGCACGTCCTCAAACGTCAGTTCATCAGTGCCAAGGATCGTAACGACGGTGCCGCCTTGTAG
- the tgt gene encoding tRNA guanosine(34) transglycosylase Tgt, with the protein MSIFELLARDGAARRGIIRLPRGTVQTPAFMPVGTYGTVKAMSPEELKTLGAEIILGNTFHLFLRPGLEVVSAVGGLHRMMHWDRPILTDSGGFQVFSLGALRKLTEAGVQFRAPTDGHMVFLGPEESMQIQATLGSDIAMVFDECTPHPASYEEARVSMELSLRWAARSHAAYAGPGKLFGIVQGGMYADLRQRSLAGLQRLDFPGLAIGGLSVGESKVEMMQVLDDLMPHMPADRPRYLMGVGTPEDLVEGVRRGVDMFDCVMPTRNARNGWLFTRDGILKLRNARYEKDVLPPDPACACYTCQNYSRAYLRHLQRSHEILGARLNTLHNLHYYQELIMGLREAIAAGRLDAYADDFYRRRRAGSLVGA; encoded by the coding sequence ATGAGCATTTTCGAGTTGCTGGCCCGGGACGGCGCGGCGCGGCGCGGCATCATTCGTCTCCCCCGCGGCACCGTGCAAACGCCCGCATTCATGCCGGTGGGCACCTATGGCACGGTCAAGGCCATGTCTCCCGAGGAACTGAAGACGCTAGGGGCCGAGATTATCCTCGGTAACACCTTTCATCTCTTTCTGCGTCCCGGTCTGGAAGTGGTCAGCGCGGTAGGCGGCCTCCACAGGATGATGCACTGGGACCGGCCCATCCTCACCGATTCCGGCGGTTTCCAGGTCTTCAGCCTGGGTGCGCTGCGCAAGCTGACGGAGGCCGGGGTGCAGTTTCGTGCGCCCACCGATGGACATATGGTTTTTCTGGGGCCGGAGGAGTCCATGCAGATCCAGGCGACCCTCGGTTCGGATATCGCCATGGTTTTTGACGAATGCACGCCCCATCCCGCCAGCTACGAAGAAGCCCGTGTCAGCATGGAGCTTTCTCTGCGCTGGGCGGCGCGCTCCCATGCCGCCTATGCCGGGCCCGGAAAGCTCTTCGGCATCGTTCAGGGCGGCATGTACGCGGACTTGCGGCAGCGCTCTCTGGCCGGATTGCAACGGCTGGATTTTCCCGGCCTTGCCATCGGCGGATTGTCGGTAGGGGAGAGCAAGGTGGAGATGATGCAGGTGCTGGACGATCTGATGCCCCATATGCCTGCGGACCGGCCCCGCTACCTGATGGGCGTCGGCACCCCAGAGGATCTGGTCGAGGGCGTGCGCCGCGGTGTCGACATGTTCGACTGCGTGATGCCGACCCGTAACGCCCGCAACGGCTGGCTGTTTACCCGTGACGGCATCCTCAAGCTGCGCAACGCCCGTTATGAAAAGGATGTGTTGCCACCGGACCCGGCCTGTGCCTGCTACACCTGTCAAAACTACAGCAGGGCTTATCTTCGCCACTTGCAGCGCAGCCATGAGATTCTCGGCGCGCGCCTGAATACCCTGCACAACCTGCACTACTATCAGGAACTGATAATGGGGCTGCGGGAGGCCATTGCCGCCGGTCGCCTGGATGCTTACGCGGACGATTTCTACCGCCGCCGTCGCGCCGGTTCCCTAGTCGGCGCCTAA
- the secD gene encoding protein translocase subunit SecD, whose translation MTRYPWWKYLIILVVVLPSLFYALPNFYGWHSAVEVRAPAGTLLPPLATQQGWLQAAGIPVTRVSSGEKGSTFFFPNNDAQGLAETLLQNKLPANAQVILSQMSAEPDWLRSIGGKPVNLGLDLRGGVYLLLRVDTDAVIKHALQQDSSSLRTFLRHRNLQYLAVNMTGPQNLSIEMENPTVAAQAQKAIAGRYPDYAVVLQPNAVLKISITPDAASKMKDDALQQAIVVIRNRIDELGVSEPVIQRQGADHIAVQLPGVQDTQRAKSIIGSTAQLEFKMVDDQANMAEALKGQLPAGTALFYGVHGAPYVLYTNTVLTGRYLSNASAGVDNNSGQAIVNVSFNNEGTRIFGDLTTKNVGKRMAILLDNKVVTAPVIREAITEGRAQITGFSDLKDASNAAIELRAGALPAPVHISEERTVGPTLGQDSIHDGVMAVVFGMAFVVLFMTLYYRAFGLIADVAILVNILAILAVLSIMGGTLTLPGIAGIVLKIGLAVDANVLVFERIREELRLGMSTRAAIDAGFKKAFATIVDSNITVLIAALVLFQFGTGAIKGFALVLTIGVITSMFTATMMSRGIIELALGKRRVQKLYI comes from the coding sequence ATGACCCGTTATCCATGGTGGAAGTACCTGATCATCCTCGTCGTTGTGCTGCCTTCCCTGTTTTACGCACTGCCCAATTTCTATGGCTGGCATTCCGCGGTGGAGGTGCGCGCGCCCGCAGGAACCCTCCTGCCGCCGCTGGCCACCCAGCAGGGTTGGCTGCAAGCCGCCGGAATTCCGGTCACCCGCGTCAGTTCCGGTGAGAAGGGGAGCACCTTCTTTTTCCCGAACAACGACGCCCAGGGGCTGGCCGAGACCTTGCTGCAAAACAAGCTCCCGGCCAACGCTCAGGTCATTCTTTCGCAGATGTCCGCAGAGCCGGACTGGCTACGCAGTATTGGTGGCAAGCCCGTCAATCTGGGCCTCGATCTGCGCGGCGGCGTATATCTTCTGCTGCGTGTGGATACCGACGCCGTCATCAAACATGCACTGCAACAGGACAGCAGCAGCTTGCGCACCTTCCTCCGTCACCGAAATCTGCAATATCTGGCGGTCAACATGACCGGGCCGCAAAACCTTTCCATTGAAATGGAAAACCCCACAGTCGCGGCACAGGCGCAAAAGGCTATCGCCGGACGGTATCCGGATTATGCCGTCGTTCTGCAACCCAATGCGGTGCTGAAGATCAGCATCACTCCCGACGCTGCCAGCAAAATGAAGGACGATGCGCTGCAACAGGCCATTGTCGTTATTCGCAATCGTATCGACGAACTGGGCGTCTCGGAGCCGGTCATCCAGCGCCAGGGCGCTGATCATATCGCCGTGCAGTTGCCCGGCGTACAGGATACCCAGCGCGCCAAATCCATTATCGGCTCCACCGCCCAGCTCGAATTCAAGATGGTGGATGACCAGGCCAACATGGCAGAGGCCCTCAAGGGCCAACTGCCCGCCGGCACCGCGCTCTTTTACGGCGTTCACGGTGCGCCTTACGTGCTGTACACCAATACGGTGCTTACCGGCCGCTATCTCAGCAATGCCAGCGCCGGGGTGGACAATAACAGCGGCCAGGCCATTGTCAATGTCAGTTTCAACAACGAGGGGACGCGCATCTTCGGTGACCTGACTACCAAAAACGTAGGCAAGCGCATGGCGATTCTGCTGGATAACAAGGTGGTGACCGCGCCGGTGATACGTGAAGCCATTACGGAGGGCCGGGCCCAGATTACCGGATTCTCCGATTTGAAAGACGCCAGTAATGCCGCCATTGAACTGCGCGCCGGCGCATTGCCCGCACCCGTTCATATCTCCGAGGAGCGTACCGTCGGACCTACCCTGGGTCAGGACTCCATCCATGACGGGGTGATGGCCGTGGTTTTCGGCATGGCCTTCGTAGTGCTCTTCATGACCCTCTATTACCGGGCTTTTGGTTTGATAGCCGATGTCGCCATTCTGGTGAATATTCTGGCTATTCTGGCGGTGCTTTCGATCATGGGCGGGACGCTGACGCTGCCGGGTATCGCCGGTATCGTGCTGAAGATCGGTCTGGCGGTGGATGCCAACGTGCTGGTATTTGAGCGCATCCGCGAGGAACTTCGGCTCGGCATGAGCACTCGCGCGGCCATTGACGCGGGTTTCAAGAAGGCCTTTGCGACCATTGTCGACTCCAATATCACGGTCCTGATCGCTGCCCTGGTGCTTTTCCAGTTCGGTACCGGCGCCATCAAGGGTTTTGCGCTGGTGCTGACCATCGGCGTGATCACCTCCATGTTTACGGCCACCATGATGAGCCGTGGCATCATCGAACTCGCCCTCGGCAAGCGGCGCGTGCAAAAGCTTTATATCTGA
- a CDS encoding hemolysin family protein, with protein MHEVNGLLLAVLLILLNGFFVAAEFALVRLRGTHARTLAQEHGLRGRVLLRLHRRLDAYLSATQLGITIASLGIGWVGEPSLAYLLQPVFRAAGLRDPVALRSVSFAAGFVLISFLVIVIGELVPKSLAIRKVERVSLWTGMPLYAFYWLMYPAIWVLNGATRIVLRLFALRVDQPAGDAPHSRDELAMILALSQAQGTLGQRTGDILDRTLDFTELTAGDLMRPAADMVCLMLDDSPEAIRQVMMNHRFTRYPVCEGDRQHVVGLLHVKDAFAALSRYPDLREIKKLLRPLPAVGKALPAMDLLTHFRSGHPHFALVVDDLGTITGFVTLDHVLESLLGAIPDEFRHQRQEWRRQPDGSWVGSGSLSLYSLERSLHIDIDEETADTIGGLVMHQLERVPEEGERVAFPSFDVVVLRKKGPRIVLVRVIPHPLQTESDWLS; from the coding sequence GTGCATGAGGTGAATGGGCTGCTGCTGGCAGTCCTGCTGATTTTGCTGAACGGTTTTTTTGTGGCCGCAGAATTTGCCCTGGTGCGGCTGCGTGGTACCCACGCCCGGACCCTCGCCCAGGAACACGGATTGCGCGGGAGGGTTCTCCTGCGCCTGCACCGACGTCTGGACGCCTATCTTTCCGCTACGCAACTCGGCATCACCATCGCGTCTCTGGGTATCGGCTGGGTGGGTGAACCTAGTCTGGCGTATCTGCTCCAGCCTGTCTTTCGGGCTGCGGGGCTCAGGGATCCGGTAGCCCTGCGATCCGTTTCCTTTGCCGCGGGCTTTGTCCTGATCTCCTTCCTGGTCATCGTGATCGGGGAACTAGTGCCCAAGTCGCTGGCCATCCGCAAGGTGGAGCGGGTATCCCTGTGGACCGGCATGCCCCTCTACGCCTTCTACTGGCTGATGTACCCGGCGATCTGGGTGCTCAACGGTGCGACCCGCATCGTTCTGCGCCTCTTTGCCCTGCGGGTGGATCAGCCCGCCGGTGATGCGCCCCATTCCCGCGACGAACTGGCGATGATCCTCGCCCTCAGCCAGGCGCAGGGTACCCTCGGTCAGCGCACCGGAGATATTCTGGACCGCACCCTGGATTTTACGGAACTGACGGCCGGAGACCTGATGCGCCCTGCTGCCGATATGGTCTGTCTGATGCTGGATGACAGTCCCGAGGCAATCCGTCAGGTGATGATGAACCACCGTTTCACCCGCTATCCGGTATGTGAAGGGGATCGCCAGCATGTGGTCGGCCTGCTCCACGTCAAGGACGCCTTTGCGGCCCTATCAAGGTATCCGGATCTGCGCGAGATCAAAAAACTCCTGCGGCCACTGCCCGCCGTTGGCAAGGCGCTGCCGGCCATGGACCTGCTCACCCATTTTCGCTCCGGGCACCCGCATTTCGCGCTGGTGGTTGACGATCTGGGCACCATCACCGGCTTCGTCACGCTGGATCATGTGCTGGAGAGTCTGCTGGGCGCCATTCCCGATGAATTCCGGCACCAGCGTCAGGAGTGGCGGCGGCAGCCCGACGGGAGTTGGGTGGGTTCCGGCAGCCTCTCGTTGTATTCCCTGGAGCGAAGCCTGCACATCGACATCGACGAGGAAACGGCGGATACCATCGGCGGTCTGGTCATGCATCAGCTCGAAAGGGTCCCGGAAGAAGGGGAACGGGTCGCTTTTCCCAGCTTCGACGTGGTGGTGCTGCGCAAAAAAGGCCCGCGCATCGTACTGGTGCGGGTGATCCCCCATCCGCTACAAACCGAATCAGACTGGCTCTCCTGA
- a CDS encoding type II toxin-antitoxin system RelE/ParE family toxin, translated as MIKSFRHKGLQAFYESGSKAGIQPDHAAKIARLLARLDNAQTPGDMNVPGWKLHPLHGTLQGHFAVWVSGNWRLVFAFEDGDAILVDYVDYH; from the coding sequence GTGATCAAAAGTTTCCGCCACAAGGGCCTGCAAGCTTTCTATGAATCTGGTAGCAAGGCAGGGATTCAACCGGACCATGCCGCCAAGATCGCACGGCTACTGGCCCGCTTGGATAACGCCCAAACCCCGGGCGACATGAACGTACCGGGATGGAAACTGCACCCACTCCACGGAACCCTGCAAGGACACTTCGCGGTATGGGTCAGCGGGAACTGGAGATTGGTTTTTGCCTTCGAGGATGGTGACGCCATCCTGGTCGATTACGTGGACTATCACTGA